A window of the Phragmites australis chromosome 20, lpPhrAust1.1, whole genome shotgun sequence genome harbors these coding sequences:
- the LOC133901653 gene encoding uncharacterized protein LOC133901653, translating to METEAMEETDLADPNPDVGVLFNHFDGLYFQGALAAAGFSVHWGSSINSSSFGSITFSKPRNTITLSEPVLRYRSTADRKKALLHEMIHAIIYIKFQRKDRAHGPIFRDWVDAINSCPIEDDQRPRGGYNLTTRHDFGTEEPRSVKTFLWKCKSCGDTLVRPSNQGPPSDACCIENVCNDDTCRNMLCRWHNHKKGCRGTYAKVVHTDQKEDPRGTQLRLICTSEMSKSQGASQESDAAALQENATATKPKPEGKLLSLASASSVKLQGSSSSKKAGKRHRPEDGQKLKLNQSLAASEKHELFSPVGCDDTKSPGSSTSKMAGKRRKLEDVQKPSVPPATIQGKLKQDIRKPSGLLASSPRKLKLNQSLAASEKHDLFSSLGCNDKKSLGSSTSKMAGKRRKLEDVQKSSVPPAATQGNLKLKEDLVASENNKLLPLLYCGNAQSPQSSSSKKARKQHNPESTQKTCSLRKPKQNLVAPEKNELFSPVGCSNSRALDGSSSKKARKRHEAEDIQKATVLPAAPQSKLKQSSFVASKKQKSKCKRKPASEKEYAVMSVYLDYYESDRSSGSTEPLLNKRTELRKKERARIRTYSLSKKINFASLEDSGINVSVSSHRIMTEPRKDESAQLSRPPSPCSGVDQVVTQKATEDQSQPPAPCLDIVTLQPADPLGLIPPDQSIGPGIIDISDDD from the exons ATGGAGACGGAGGCGATGGAGGAGACGGACCTCGCAGACCCCAATCCGGACGTGGGGGTGCTGTTCAATCACTTCGACGGGCTCTACTTCCAGGgcgcgctcgccgccgccggcttctCCGTCCATTGGGGCTCCTCGATCAACAGCAG TTCTTTTGGATCCATTACCTTttcaaaaccaagaaataccatAACACTCTCTGAGCCTGTGCTGAGATATCGCTCAACTGCTGATCGGAAGAAAGCATTGCTGCATGAAATGATTCATGCAATCATATACATAAAGTTTCAAAGGAAGGACCG CGCACATGGTCCTATTTTCCGTGATTGGGTGGATGCTATTAACTCTTGCCCCATAGAGGATGATCAG AGACCGCGTGGTGGGTACAATCTCACCACCCGCCATGATTTTGGTACAGAAGAGCCCCGCAGCGTCAAGACTTTTCTGTGGAAG TGTAAATCTTGTGGAGATACACTTGTCAGGCCCTCAAATCAGGGTCCTCCATCTGATGCCTGCTGCATTGAGAATGTTTGCAACGATGACACTTGTCGGAACATGCTTTGCCGCTGGCACAA CCACAAGAAGGGATGTCGTGGTACATATGCAAAAGTAGTGCACACAGATCAAAAGGAGGATCCGAGAG GTACACAGTTGCGTCTGATTTGCACATCTGAAATGTCCAAGTCACAAGGAGCTAGTCAAGAATCAGATGCAGCCGCATTGCAGGAGAATGCTACTGCCACAAAACCAAAACCAGAAGGCAAGCTTCTCTCTCTAGCGAGCGCCAGCAGTGTGAAATTACAAGGAAGTAGCTCCTCGAAGAAGGCAGGCAAGAGGCATAGGCCTGAAGACGGTCAAAAACTGAAGCTGAACCAATCCTTGGCTGCATCGGAGAAGCATGAACTTTTCTCTCCAGTCGGTTGTGATGATACAAAATCACCGGGAAGTAGCACCTCAAAGATGGCCGGCAAGCGGCGTAAGCTTGAGGATGTTCAGAAACCTAGTGTTCCTCCTGCTACGATCCAGGGAAAACTGAAGCAAGACATTCGAAAACCAAGTGGTCTGCTTGCTAGCTCTCCGAGGAAATTGAAGCTGAACCAATCCTTGGCTGCATCGGAGAAGCATGATCTTTTCTCTTCACTCGGTTGTAATGATAAAAAATCACTGGGAAGTAGCACCTCAAAGATGGCAGGCAAGCGGCGAAAGCTTGAGGATGTTCAGAAATCCAGTGTCCCCCCTGCTGCAACCCAGGGAAACCTGAAACTGAAGGAAGACTTGGTTGCATCGGAGAATAACAAGCTACTCCCTCTATTGTATTGCGGCAATGCACAATCACCGCAAAGTAGCTCCTCTAAGAAAGCACGCAAGCAGCATAATCCTGAAAGCACTCAGAAAACCTGTTCTCTGAGAAAACCAAAGCAGAACTTGGTTGCCCCAGAGAAGAATGAACTTTTCTCTCCAGTGGGTTGCAGCAATTCAAGAGCACTCGATGGAAGCTCTTCAAAGAAGGCACGCAAACGGCATGAAGCTGAAGACATTCAGAAAGCAACTGTTCTGCCTGCTGCTCCTCAAAGTAAACTGAAGCAATCAAGCTTTGTTGCGTCGAAGAAGCAAAAGAGTAAATGCAAAAGGAAACCCGCTAGCGAAAAGGAGTATGCTGTGATGAGCGTGTATCTGGATTACTATGAATCAGACAGATCGAGTGGATCAACCGAGCCCCTTTTAAACAAAAGAACAGagctaagaaaaaaagaaagagcaagAATTCGGACTTATTCACTATCAAAGAAGATTAACTTTGCTTCCTTGGAAGACTCTGGGATAAATGTCTCGGTCAGTAGCCACAGAATCATGACTGAGCCTCGTAAAGATGAATCGGCGCAACTGTCCCGGCCACCATCTCCATGCTCAGGCGTTGACCAGGTCGTGACTCAAAAAGCCACCGAGGATCAGTCCCAGCCACCAGCTCCATGCTTGGATATTGTTACACTTCAACCAGCAGATCCACTTGGCTTgattcctccagatcaaagcaTTGGCCCTGGCATAATAGATATTTCAGATGATGACTGA